A section of the Oryzias latipes chromosome 8, ASM223467v1 genome encodes:
- the trap1 gene encoding heat shock protein 75 kDa, mitochondrial has translation MSRFLGLCRFGLSSLQRSNSRVMSRGLSSRTMSLPLARDLQALQKRHCQPKLCRLQGSCHVLSQQSFYSTQEVEKEPEVEPLHTIISDTESVQGSFSKHEFQAETKKLLDIVARSLYSEKEVFIRELISNGSDALEKLRHKLITAGGETAPMEIHLKTDAGKGTITIQDTGVGMNKEELVANLGTIARSGSKAFLDALQNQAEASSSIIGQFGVGFYSAFMVADRVDVFTRSADRDAPGYKWSSDGSGLFEVAEASGVQQGTKIVLHLKDDCKEFSSEDRVKEVVTKYSNFVSFPIFLNGRRLNTLQALWLMEPKEISDWQHEEFYRYIAQAYDKPRYTLHYRADAPLNIRSIFYVPDSKPSMFDVSREMGSSVALYSRKVLIQTKASDILPKWLRFLRGVVDSEDIPLNLSRELLQESALIRKLRDVLQQRVIRFLLDQSKKEPEKYNTFFEDYGLFMREGIVTTQEQDIKEDIAKLLRFESSALPAGQQTNLMEYGSRMKAGTRNIYYLCAPNRHLAEHSPYFEAMKKKDMEVLFCYEQFDELTLLHLREFDKKKLISVETDIMVDHYKEEKFEDSKPASERLTQEQADDLMAWMKNALGPRVTNIKLTPRLDTHPAMITVLEMGAARHFLRTQQLARSAEERAQILQPTLEINAGHDLIKKLHTLKDSNSELAVLLLEQVYDNAMIAAGLNDDPRPMIARLNDLLTKALEKH, from the exons ATGTCACGCTTTCTGGGTTTGTGTCGATTCGGACTCAGTTCTCTTCAAAGGTCCAATTCCCGAGTAATGTCACGAGGACTGAGCAGCCGCACCATGTCGCTTCCACTTGCTAGAG ATCTACAGGCTTTGCAGAAGCGGCACTGTCAGCCCAAGTTGTGCAGGTTGCAGGGGTCTTGTCACGTCCTGAGCCAGCAGTCTTTCTATAGCACTCAGGAAGTTGAGAAAGAGCCTGAAGTGGAGCCTCTACACACCATTATAAGTGACACTGAATCCGTGCAAG gtaGTTTTTCCAAACATGAATTTcaagctgaaacaaaaaaactcttaGACATTGTTGCCAGGTCCTTGTACTCAGAGAAAGAA GTGTTCATCAGGGAGCTGATTTCTAATGGCAGTGACGCTCTGGAAAAGCTGAGGCATAAACTTatcacagcaggaggagaaacgGCTCCAATGGAGATCCATCTGAAGACGGATGCCGGAAAAGGCACCATCACCATCCAG gataCAGGAGTTGGCATGAACAAAGAGGAGTTGGTGGCCAATCTAGGTACTATCGCTCGCTCTGGTTCAAAA GCGTTCCTGGATGCTCTGCAGAACCAGGCAGAGGCAAGCAGCTCCATCATTGGTCAGTTTGGAGTTGGTTTCTACTCGGCGTTCATGGTGGCTGACCGCGTCGATGTCTTCACTCGGTCTGCAGATCGGGATGCACCCGGATACAAGTGGTCCTCCGATGG CTCTGGACTTTTTGAAGTTGCAGAAGCCAGTGGAGTCCAACAAGGAACAAAAATTGTGCTGCACCTTAAAGATGACTGCAAGGAGTTCTCCTCCGAGGATAGGGTTAAAG aggtGGTGACAAAATACAGCAACTTTGTCAGCTTCCCTATTTTCCTGAATGGCCGTCGACTAAACACTCTGCAG gcCTTGTGGCTGATGGAGCCTAAAGAAATCAGCGACTGGCAGCATGAGGAGTTTTACCGCTACATCGCTCAGGCCTACGATAAGCCCCGGTACACGCTGCACTACCGAGCCGACGCCCCCCTCAACATCCGCAGCATCTTTTATGTCCCTGACTCG AAGCCCAGCATGTTTGACGTGAGCAGGGAGATGGGCTCCAGCGTGGCTCTGTACAGCAGAAAGGTTCTGATCCAGACCAAAGCCTCTGATATTCTTCCTAAGTGGCTGCGCTTCCTCCGAG GCGTGGTGGACAGTGAAGACATCCCTCTGAATCTGAGTCGAGAGCTCCTGCAAGAGAGCGCCCTCATCAG GAAGCTTCGGGATGTTCTGCAGCAGAGAGTCATCCGCTTCCTGCTGGACCAAAGCAAGAAGGAGCCTGAGAAATACAACACGTTCTTTGAAGATTACGGTCTGTTCATGAGGGAGGGGATTGTCACCACCCAGGAGCAAGACATCAAG GAGGACATCGCCAAGCTTTTGCGTTTCGAGTCATCGGCTTTACCGGCCGGCCAGCAGACGAACCTGATGGAGTACGGCTCGCGTATGAAGGCCGGCACGCGCAACATCTACTACCTGTGCGCCCCCAACCGACATTTAGCAGAGCACTCGCCGTACTTTGAAGCCATGAAGAAGAAGGACATGGAG GTGCTGTTCTGCTATGAGCAGTTTGACGAGCTGACCCTGCTCCACCTCAGGGAGTTTGACAAGAAGAAGCTCATCTCCGTGGAGACGGACATCATGGTGGATCACTACAAGGAGGAGAAGTTTGAGGACAGCAAGCCAG CATCTGAGCGTCTGACACAGGAGCAGGCCGACGACCTGATGGCCTGGATGAAGAACGCTTTAGGTCCTCGAGTCACGAATATCAAG CTGACTCCTCGTCTGGACACCCACCCCGCCATGATCACCGTCTTAGAAATGGGCGCCGCACGCCACTTCCTGCGCACTCAGCAGCTGGCTCGCAGCGCTGAGGAAAGAGCCCAGATCCTGCAGCCTACACTGGAGATCAATGCAGG ACACGATCTGATCAAG